GCCTGCAGAGTCATGGAAAGCTGAAGGCGTATCTGTTGCTGGTGCGTGGGTGGAAAAACGTCGATGATTCGGTCTACGGTCTGGACGGCATCAATTGTGTGAAGTGTTGAGAACACCAGGTGCCCGGTTTCCGCTGCCGTGATCGTCTCGGCAGCGGTTTCGAGGTCACGCATCTCACCGACAAGGATGATGTCCGGATTCTGTCTGATTATTCTGCGCAGGGCTTCACTGTAGGAGTTGGTGTCAATGCCAACTTCACGTTGTTCTATTACTGAGTTCTTGTCTCGATGCTGGAATTCAATGGGGTCTTCGACAGTGATGATATGTTTCCGGAAATTTTGGTTGATATATTCGATGATCGCGGCCAGTGTCGTCGATTTCCCGCTTCCGGTGGGACCGGTTACCAGCACAAGTCCCCGCGGTAGCTGTGCAATCCTTTTGAAGACATTCGGCAAGTTGAGTTCATCGATTGTCTTGATCTTAATGGGTATTGTCCGCATGACGGCGGCGATATGTTTCATTTGCTTGAAGCAG
This portion of the candidate division WOR-3 bacterium genome encodes:
- a CDS encoding type IV pilus twitching motility protein PilT, producing MTGKLDINTLLEQLVLQEGSDLHLRHGEPPLYRINGALVKTDYPNLADKDLEMLIMGIMNPVQQKIFAEQLEYDMAYEIPGVARFRVNCFKQMKHIAAVMRTIPIKIKTIDELNLPNVFKRIAQLPRGLVLVTGPTGSGKSTTLAAIIEYINQNFRKHIITVEDPIEFQHRDKNSVIEQREVGIDTNSYSEALRRIIRQNPDIILVGEMRDLETAAETITAAETGHLVFSTLHTIDAVQTVDRIIDVFPPTHQQQIRLQLSMTLQAVVTETLLRRRDNAGRIPAFEVMVCTPAIRSAIRESKTHQIFTAIQTGARMGMITMDQFLKNLYRDGLIDREEALAHSTRPEEFNTGI